One Solirubrobacter pauli DNA segment encodes these proteins:
- a CDS encoding neutral zinc metallopeptidase → MRRLLLVMAVALAVGGCGSEDTDRLRDRVTALETQAREKGKELRERFQEILAEIERSIPEARETSPEVRRREQDMDAFLTQLIGNVDAYWTETLRANELPEPSVFYFWVPAGRQASTACGPAGDRAAFYCSADDTIYVSQRFAAELYDGVLRGLPGTGRAAGDFGVAYVLAHEYAHNLQHEFGIFDQFQGATVRPLELQADCLAGTWGNSVYRKGLLKPGDVEEAIGTALAVGDFDTNNAQHHGTPEERRAAWLLGFEGGRPSDCNRYLQGT, encoded by the coding sequence GTGCGCCGCTTGCTGCTCGTCATGGCCGTCGCGCTCGCCGTCGGCGGGTGCGGCTCCGAGGACACCGACCGCCTCCGCGACCGCGTCACCGCCCTGGAGACGCAGGCCCGCGAGAAGGGCAAGGAGCTGCGCGAGCGGTTCCAGGAGATCCTCGCGGAGATCGAGCGCTCGATCCCCGAGGCGCGCGAGACCAGCCCGGAGGTCCGCCGGCGCGAGCAGGACATGGACGCGTTCCTCACGCAGCTGATCGGCAACGTCGACGCGTACTGGACCGAGACGCTGCGGGCCAACGAGCTGCCCGAGCCCTCCGTGTTCTACTTCTGGGTCCCGGCCGGCCGTCAGGCGAGCACCGCGTGCGGGCCGGCGGGCGACCGCGCGGCGTTCTACTGCAGCGCCGACGACACGATCTACGTCTCGCAGCGGTTCGCGGCCGAGCTCTACGACGGCGTCCTGCGCGGGCTTCCCGGCACCGGTCGCGCGGCGGGCGACTTCGGCGTCGCGTACGTGCTCGCCCACGAATACGCGCACAACCTCCAGCACGAGTTCGGCATCTTCGACCAGTTCCAGGGCGCGACCGTGCGTCCGCTGGAGCTGCAGGCCGACTGCCTCGCCGGAACGTGGGGCAACTCCGTGTACCGAAAGGGCCTGCTGAAGCCGGGGGACGTCGAGGAGGCGATCGGCACCGCGCTCGCCGTCGGGGACTTCGACACCAACAACGCCCAGCACCACGGCACGCCCGAGGAGCGCCGCGCAGCGTGGCTGCTCGGCTTCGAAGGCGGCCGGCCGTCGGACTGCAACCGCTACCTGCAGGGCACCTGA
- a CDS encoding FG-GAP-like repeat-containing protein, which translates to MRAYAVVALMLLAGPAPALASVDLKTVPPVGVIGSDSASVAVVGDVNGDGRPDVGSSLQSDLTDPHSTSLSEVAVVAFAGGPADPSRPGFAGWRITHLDEPQLPDSPGFAGGGDITGVGDFNGDGLADVAVGAAGTAANGRQDSGSVYVVLGRATSGTIDLRSDAGVIRIDGPARDAGIGRVLAPAGDVDGDGLPDLVIGGADGDAVVVRGGQAAGTVIDLARPPADATIPIRGLQDRTPARGRDDLEPQEPARFVGVGDVDRDGRGELLAGVPARDSLAGVGRGFVLRGVAAGGTIDAGAALARLVAPKFQSGFGGAVAAVPDSDGDGRPEWLVGSAAPDGTFAVGDDGELLLGGAVMVFSTARGTIRTGEPDQPLVRVDTRGFGDRAGHSVAGVPDQTGDGVPDLLIGLPQASPRCRAAAGAVALVPGRRTPGTVRMTRTTPRLDGAVTGGRLGRTLALAPSELLVATVPFERSARLRLWRVGFEAFATPSRALPAADDCLKVTVRRRTRAQLLRDPVLDVRVRSNAGDGRRHEVVLELVALGDRDGYEERERVLRLPGAATRRARIRLPRKVLAILREHPEVTIGVTAEQRVGTGIRRSRGAFGAGVLRLRR; encoded by the coding sequence ATGAGAGCGTATGCCGTCGTGGCCCTGATGCTGCTCGCGGGGCCGGCGCCGGCGCTCGCGTCCGTGGACCTGAAGACCGTCCCGCCGGTCGGCGTGATCGGCAGCGACAGCGCGTCCGTCGCGGTCGTCGGTGACGTCAACGGCGACGGTCGCCCCGACGTGGGCTCGAGCCTGCAGAGCGACCTGACCGATCCGCACTCGACGAGCCTCTCGGAGGTCGCCGTGGTGGCGTTCGCGGGTGGCCCGGCGGACCCGTCGCGGCCGGGCTTCGCGGGTTGGCGGATCACCCACCTCGACGAGCCGCAGCTGCCTGACAGCCCCGGCTTCGCCGGGGGCGGCGACATCACCGGCGTCGGTGACTTCAACGGCGACGGGCTCGCCGACGTCGCGGTCGGCGCGGCGGGCACGGCGGCCAACGGCCGGCAGGACTCGGGCAGCGTCTACGTCGTGCTCGGCCGGGCGACCTCGGGCACGATCGACCTGCGCAGCGACGCGGGCGTGATCCGGATCGACGGACCCGCGCGCGACGCCGGGATCGGCCGCGTCCTCGCCCCCGCGGGCGACGTGGACGGCGATGGCCTCCCGGACCTGGTGATCGGCGGCGCGGACGGGGACGCCGTGGTCGTCCGCGGCGGCCAGGCGGCGGGCACCGTGATCGACCTCGCGCGGCCGCCCGCGGACGCGACGATCCCGATCCGCGGACTGCAGGACCGCACGCCGGCGCGGGGCCGCGACGACTTGGAGCCGCAGGAGCCGGCGCGCTTCGTCGGCGTGGGCGACGTCGACCGGGACGGCCGCGGCGAGCTGCTCGCCGGCGTCCCGGCGCGGGACTCGCTGGCCGGTGTCGGGCGAGGCTTCGTGCTGCGCGGGGTCGCGGCCGGCGGGACGATCGACGCCGGTGCGGCCCTCGCGCGGCTCGTCGCGCCGAAGTTCCAGAGCGGCTTCGGCGGCGCGGTCGCGGCGGTGCCCGACAGCGACGGTGACGGCCGGCCGGAATGGCTGGTCGGCTCGGCCGCGCCCGACGGGACGTTCGCGGTCGGCGATGACGGCGAGCTGCTGCTCGGCGGCGCGGTCATGGTCTTCTCCACCGCGCGCGGCACGATCAGGACGGGTGAGCCCGATCAACCGCTGGTGCGGGTCGACACGCGCGGGTTCGGCGACCGAGCCGGGCACTCGGTCGCGGGGGTTCCGGACCAGACCGGGGACGGGGTGCCTGACCTGCTGATCGGCCTCCCCCAGGCCAGCCCGCGCTGCCGCGCCGCCGCCGGAGCGGTCGCGCTCGTGCCCGGCCGGCGCACGCCGGGAACGGTGCGCATGACGCGGACCACGCCGCGCCTCGACGGCGCCGTCACCGGCGGCCGGCTCGGCCGGACGCTGGCGCTCGCCCCGAGCGAGCTGCTGGTGGCCACGGTGCCGTTCGAGCGCTCCGCGCGGCTCCGCCTGTGGCGCGTCGGATTCGAGGCCTTCGCAACGCCTTCGCGGGCCCTGCCCGCGGCTGACGACTGCCTGAAGGTGACGGTGCGCCGCCGCACGCGTGCCCAGCTGCTGCGCGACCCGGTGCTGGACGTGCGCGTGCGCTCGAACGCGGGCGACGGCCGCCGGCACGAGGTGGTCCTGGAGCTGGTCGCGCTCGGCGACCGCGACGGCTACGAGGAGCGTGAGCGCGTGCTTCGCCTGCCGGGCGCCGCCACACGACGGGCGCGGATCCGCCTCCCGCGCAAGGTGCTCGCCATCCTGCGCGAGCACCCCGAGGTGACGATCGGGGTCACGGCCGAGCAGCGCGTCGGGACGGGCATCCGCCGCAGCCGCGGCGCGTTCGGCGCGGGCGTGCTGCGGCTGCGCCGGTAG
- a CDS encoding TetR/AcrR family transcriptional regulator has translation MPATRAEASQRVRDSIVEATVRIVAREGVAAVTHRGVAAEAGVSLSSTTWHYATKGDILEAALHWCADHEVSRIAAIADRVGTFDVTAWADELTDWLLEQLGPEREATIALYRLQAELLGSPGALAVHRQWGRGLRALGDQVLGGASEVDVRLIISALDGLRMSALASGEVEPDRLRTAVRRQLQALLA, from the coding sequence ATGCCCGCCACCCGTGCCGAGGCCTCACAGCGCGTGCGCGATTCGATCGTCGAGGCGACGGTGCGGATCGTCGCGCGCGAGGGCGTCGCCGCCGTCACGCACCGCGGGGTCGCCGCCGAGGCGGGCGTGTCGCTCAGCTCCACCACCTGGCACTACGCGACCAAGGGCGACATCCTCGAGGCCGCCCTGCACTGGTGCGCCGACCACGAGGTCTCGCGGATCGCCGCCATCGCCGACCGGGTCGGCACGTTCGACGTGACCGCCTGGGCGGACGAGCTCACCGACTGGCTGCTCGAGCAGCTCGGTCCCGAGCGCGAGGCGACCATCGCGCTCTACCGGCTGCAGGCCGAGCTGCTCGGCTCGCCCGGTGCGCTGGCCGTGCACCGCCAGTGGGGACGCGGCCTGCGGGCGCTGGGCGACCAGGTCCTGGGCGGCGCCTCCGAGGTCGACGTGCGGCTGATCATCTCCGCGCTCGACGGCCTGCGCATGAGCGCCCTCGCGTCCGGCGAGGTCGAGCCGGACCGGCTGCGCACGGCGGTGCGTCGTCAGCTCCAGGCACTGCTCGCCTAA
- a CDS encoding multicopper oxidase domain-containing protein, translated as MRETAQSTRRSFFGIAGGVALLCTIGGEEIDVSAPDGLAKADRAAARVKRPLGASLKQNLPQIQPQPGGIRREYWIQAETARWAITPTGKDEWHGRATGGRNVFTAFVYRAMTAGFADYLVDHPTIPGPMLTAEVGDVLVVHFRNADTKLDQPVTMHPHGVKYNPEYDGAYMGEFTRDGGFVAPGESFTYQWECTPDSVGAWPYHDHGPNHTLNSFRGLFGAIIVRAKGEKHPDRVHNLFAHQLAPPVTRLERNFHCFNGRAYAGNTPTLTARPGEDVEVNVFGQDSNFHTFHIHGHRWKDAAGAFTDNPGFGANECVRARFTEDNPGRWLYHCHVFSHQDVGMAGWYLVE; from the coding sequence ATGCGCGAAACGGCACAAAGTACGCGGCGGTCGTTCTTCGGGATCGCCGGCGGAGTGGCGCTGCTGTGCACGATCGGCGGCGAGGAGATCGACGTCTCGGCGCCCGACGGGCTCGCCAAGGCCGACCGCGCCGCGGCGCGCGTGAAGCGCCCGCTCGGCGCGTCGCTCAAGCAGAACCTGCCCCAGATCCAGCCGCAGCCCGGAGGCATCCGGCGCGAGTACTGGATCCAGGCCGAGACGGCGCGCTGGGCGATCACGCCGACCGGCAAGGACGAGTGGCACGGCCGCGCGACCGGCGGGCGCAACGTGTTCACCGCGTTCGTCTACCGCGCGATGACCGCCGGCTTCGCGGACTACCTGGTCGACCACCCGACGATCCCTGGGCCGATGCTCACGGCCGAGGTCGGCGACGTGCTCGTCGTGCACTTCCGCAACGCGGACACCAAGCTCGACCAGCCCGTCACGATGCACCCGCACGGCGTCAAGTACAACCCGGAGTACGACGGCGCCTACATGGGGGAGTTCACCCGCGACGGCGGCTTCGTCGCGCCCGGCGAGAGCTTCACCTACCAGTGGGAGTGCACGCCGGACTCGGTCGGCGCGTGGCCGTACCACGACCACGGGCCCAACCACACGCTCAACTCGTTCCGCGGCCTGTTCGGAGCGATCATCGTCCGCGCCAAGGGCGAGAAGCACCCCGACCGGGTGCACAACCTGTTCGCGCACCAGCTCGCGCCGCCGGTCACGCGCCTGGAGCGCAACTTCCACTGCTTCAACGGCCGCGCGTACGCGGGCAACACGCCGACGCTGACCGCCCGGCCGGGCGAGGACGTCGAGGTCAACGTCTTCGGCCAGGACTCGAACTTCCACACGTTCCACATCCATGGCCACCGCTGGAAGGACGCGGCGGGGGCCTTCACCGACAACCCGGGCTTCGGGGCGAACGAGTGCGTCCGCGCTCGCTTCACCGAGGACAACCCCGGCCGCTGGCTCTACCACTGCCACGTCTTCTCGCATCAGGACGTCGGCATGGCGGGCTGGTACCTCGTCGAATGA